GGGGTCGCTGACCGTCGGGGCTCTGGCCCTCATCGGTGCGCGCGTGTTGTTTCGCGGCGTTCGTCCCATCCTGGAGGCCACGATGCGAGGGACAGGTGGAGCCCCCAGGACGTCCCCCCTGCCTCCAGACGTGCCGCCCCCGAAGTCCCAGGCCTTGCTCGAGGTGCGTGAGCTCGTCTTCCGCCATGAGGGGGCTCCACGAGCGGTGCTCGAAGGGGCTTCGCTGGTCGTGCGCGCTGGCGAGCGCGTGCTTCTGGAGGGGCCCTCTGGCTCGGGCAAGTCGACATTCGCTTCCATCCTCACGGGGCTGCGGGTCCAGGGCTCGGGGCTGTTGTTGCTGGGGGGCCTGGACCTGGCGACCTGGACGATGGCGGGGTGGGGCGCGCAGATCGCGAGTGCCCCTCAGTTCCACGAGAACCACGTGGTGTCCGGCACGCTGGCGATGAACCTGCTGTTGGGACGTGCCTGGCCGCCCAGCAACGAGGATCTGAACAGCGCGAGGGCGCTCTGTGAGGAGCTTGGGTTGGGGGAGTTGCTGACACGGATGCCAGCCGGGTTGATGCAGGTGGTCGGAGAGAGTGGTTGGCAGCTCTCGCATGGAGAGCAGAGCCGTGTCTTCGTGGCGCGGGCCCTGTTGCAGAGGGCCAGTGTCGTGGTGCTCGACGAGGCTTTCGGGGCGCTGGATCCCATCACGATGCGCAAGGTGATGGCGTGCGTCGAGGCTCGTGCACCGACGCTCATCGTCATCGCGCATCCCTGAGGGATGGGGATGCCGGGGCCTTCCCGGCCGGCTGCCGGGCAGTGGACCGAGCACCCGAGGGCGCAATCTCGCTGTAGGCGTCGGACCGGCCTGTTACAAGCTCAGTTCCGTGGACGAGGCCGAACGAGCACAGGAACGGAAGCCGAAGGGGGCGCAGAAGCGACCCCGGAAGGTGTCTCCGCGCTATCTGGAGAATGCCGCGCTTCATTACCTGAAGCGGTATGCGGCGTCAGTGAGCCAGCTCAAGCGCGTGCTCATCCGCAGGGTGGATCGCTCCGTCCGCGTCCACGGCGGGGAGCGCGCCGAGGCACTCGGTTGGGTGGATGCGCTCGTGGACAAGCTCATCCGCAACGGGCTCATCAACGACAGTGCCTACGCCGGGATGAAGGCGCATGCGCTGCGCGCCTCGGGCCGCAGCTCCAGGGTGATTGCCCAGAAGCTGCGGATGAAGGGCGTCTCCGCGGAGCTCGCCCAGCAGAAGCTCGCCGAGGTCACGGCGGAGCTCTCCGAGGAGGATGCCGCCCGCATCTGGGCGCGCAAGAAACGCCTCGGGCCCTTCCGGCGCGATGCGCGGACCCGGGAGGAGAACCGACAGCGGGACCTCGCGGCGCTGGCGAGGGCCGGCTTCTCCTTCGGGATCGCGAAGAAGATCATCGACGCCGCGCCCGAGTAGCTGGGCTTCGTTCACCACGAAAAAAGCCGGGCCCCGCTTCCCAGGGAGGGAAGGGGAGCCCGGCTCGAATCACGGCCTGTGCGCCCTTAGTTGCGGCGCCGACGGCGGGCCAGCGCGGCGAACGCGCCCAGGCCCATCAGGACCAGCGAGGCGTCCGCCCCCGTGGCCGAGCACCCGTAACCACTGCCCAGGAGGGAGAGATCCGCTTCGGTGACACGGAAGGTCCGGGTGGCCGGGGTGTCGTCCACGTTGCCCGCTGCATCCCGGGCTCGCACCTCCAGGGTGTGTGCTCCCACGGCCAGGGCGGCGAAGGTGACAGGCGAGGGGCACGCGCTGAAGGAGGCGGCTCCATCCAGGCGGCACTCGTAGGTCACGTTCGTCTCGTTCGAGCTGAACCCGAAGGTCGCGTTCACCTCCCGGGTGAAGCCCGAGGGGCCCGAGACGATCTCGGTGTCCGGCAGTGTGGTGTCCACGGTGAAGGTGTTGACCGTGCTCCTGAGGCTCCGAAGCGCCTCGAGCTCCGCGACGGCCTGCACCGTGTGGTTGCCATCGGCCAGGTCCGCGGTCGGGGTGAGGGAGTAGTTGCCGGAGGCGTCGGACATCGTCCGGCCGAGCTCGTTCCCATCGAGGTAGATGATCACCTCGGCGTTGGGCGTGGCCGTGCCCGTGATGGGGGGGCGACGGTTGTTGGTGATGCTGCCGTTGGCCGGCGTGATCACCGTGGGGGGCGTCGGCACGATCAACCCGCCCGGCAGCACGGTGGAGGTGCCGTCGCCGCCCTGCTTGGCTCCGTAGGGGCCCCCATCGGGTGCCGAGGAGTCCAACTGACTGCCAGGCGTGGCGCCGGTGAGGATGATGAGGCAGGCGCCTCCCGGCGCGGCCTGGAACAACACCCGTCCACCACCACCGCCGCCACCCGGGCCCACTCGCGCGGCGTTCACACTTCCACCGATACCTCCGGTGGCGAGAACCGAACCGCACGTGGCCGTCCTGACGAAGCGCAGGTAGATGGAACCACCCGCGCCGCCACCACTGCCTCCATCCGAGACCGAGGTACCGCCCAGGCCTCCGGCGGCGCTGATGCCCCCGCTCCCCGTGAGCTGGTCCGCCCGGATGAAGATGGCGCCACCTCCACGTCCTCCCGCGTTCCCCGTGCCCGAGGCGCCATGACCGGCGCCGCCGCCACCGCCGAACGTGAGGTGGGTCAGCGCCGAGTAGGTGAGCGCCGCGCCTCCCAACCCGCCCACTTCCCGGCCATTGTCGGTGGCGAACTCCGAGCGCCCTCCCTGACCGCCCACCCCGCCATTGCCACCGCCTCCGCCGCCCGACTTGCGGCAGACGCCGCCGCCCGCGCCATTGGCCACGTTGCCGCGCCCGGTCTGCGTGAGGCCGTAACGCGAAGACGCGATTCCCTCACCCTTCTGTCCTCCCTCGGGGGCCGGCGTCTCCAGGTCCGAGCAGGCGGTCTCGAAGACGTCGTTGTTGACGTACTGACCCCCGCGAAACCCGATGAAGCTGGCGTCGATCTGCCCGTTGTTGATCACCGAGCCGGTGGCCAGGAACGCGACGATACCGCCCTCCGTCCCGCTCCAGGGCGTGGCCGTGATGGTCCGGCCGGAGGGAATGGTGACGTTGGTGTACTCGGGCACCCGGATGACCTGGGTCACGTTCGCCGCGTACGCGTAGACGAGCGGCGCCGTCAGCTCCAGCGTCGAGGGCGTCACCGTGGAAACCCGGGCCAATTCCCAACGGCCCACCGGGTCATTGGTGAGGTCGATGGGGGTCTGCGCTCCCGAGGCGGGAACGGGCTGGATGCCGGTCGTCTGGTACACCATCACCAGATCGCCGGCCGCGAAGCATGAGCTATCTCCGGCACACGGTCCGACCGTGATGGAGCTGTTCCCCACCGCCAGCGCCGCCGTCACCTGGGCGTAGCTGTTGATGATGGTGGTGCCGCTCCCCGA
This is a stretch of genomic DNA from Archangium violaceum. It encodes these proteins:
- a CDS encoding regulatory protein RecX, producing the protein MDEAERAQERKPKGAQKRPRKVSPRYLENAALHYLKRYAASVSQLKRVLIRRVDRSVRVHGGERAEALGWVDALVDKLIRNGLINDSAYAGMKAHALRASGRSSRVIAQKLRMKGVSAELAQQKLAEVTAELSEEDAARIWARKKRLGPFRRDARTREENRQRDLAALARAGFSFGIAKKIIDAAPE
- the agmC gene encoding adventurous gliding motility protein AgmC, whose product is MKTPFMKKWLAAALCVLALGSMTARAEHDTFGVGTGRNGPLALSGSGTTIINSYAQVTAALAVGNSSITVGPCAGDSSCFAAGDLVMVYQTTGIQPVPASGAQTPIDLTNDPVGRWELARVSTVTPSTLELTAPLVYAYAANVTQVIRVPEYTNVTIPSGRTITATPWSGTEGGIVAFLATGSVINNGQIDASFIGFRGGQYVNNDVFETACSDLETPAPEGGQKGEGIASSRYGLTQTGRGNVANGAGGGVCRKSGGGGGGNGGVGGQGGRSEFATDNGREVGGLGGAALTYSALTHLTFGGGGGAGHGASGTGNAGGRGGGAIFIRADQLTGSGGISAAGGLGGTSVSDGGSGGGAGGSIYLRFVRTATCGSVLATGGIGGSVNAARVGPGGGGGGGRVLFQAAPGGACLIILTGATPGSQLDSSAPDGGPYGAKQGGDGTSTVLPGGLIVPTPPTVITPANGSITNNRRPPITGTATPNAEVIIYLDGNELGRTMSDASGNYSLTPTADLADGNHTVQAVAELEALRSLRSTVNTFTVDTTLPDTEIVSGPSGFTREVNATFGFSSNETNVTYECRLDGAASFSACPSPVTFAALAVGAHTLEVRARDAAGNVDDTPATRTFRVTEADLSLLGSGYGCSATGADASLVLMGLGAFAALARRRRRN